A stretch of Candidatus Bathyarchaeota archaeon DNA encodes these proteins:
- the pheA gene encoding prephenate dehydratase: protein MRVAFQGELGAYSEEAIIQQFGDKAQPVPRPYLRDVFETVEGGEADLGLVPAENSLEGSIVRTFDLLLERGLKIQGEAVLRVVHCLIANKGVTLEDLKRVYSHPQALGQSRAYLEGHDLDPVSWYDTAGSVKMIRDKGLHDAAAIASARAAKVYNMAVLARGLETDSENYTRFFVIGSGENYATGKDCSTIAYIVDHRPGTLLESLRVFASRGLNLTKIESRPIPGRPWEYTFFIDIEAHKDEPLMRDAIEELGGHTNFIKILGSYSRAQ, encoded by the coding sequence ATGAGAGTCGCCTTCCAAGGAGAGCTTGGCGCCTACAGTGAAGAGGCCATTATCCAGCAATTCGGGGACAAAGCTCAGCCAGTCCCCAGACCATACCTAAGGGACGTCTTCGAAACCGTGGAGGGCGGTGAAGCTGACTTGGGCCTAGTCCCGGCAGAGAACTCCCTTGAGGGGAGCATCGTGCGCACGTTTGACCTCCTCTTGGAGCGGGGCCTTAAGATCCAGGGAGAAGCGGTCCTTAGGGTGGTTCACTGTCTCATCGCGAATAAGGGAGTAACCCTCGAGGACCTGAAGCGAGTCTACTCCCACCCCCAAGCCCTTGGTCAGAGCAGGGCCTACCTGGAAGGCCACGACCTTGATCCTGTGTCCTGGTATGATACTGCCGGGAGCGTCAAAATGATCAGGGATAAGGGTCTTCACGATGCCGCTGCAATAGCTAGTGCCAGGGCAGCAAAAGTCTACAATATGGCCGTCCTTGCACGGGGCTTAGAAACCGACAGCGAAAACTACACAAGGTTCTTCGTGATCGGAAGCGGTGAAAATTATGCTACCGGTAAAGACTGCAGCACCATTGCCTATATTGTAGATCACAGACCGGGGACCCTCCTCGAGTCATTGAGAGTCTTTGCAAGCCGAGGACTCAACCTAACAAAGATCGAGAGCCGCCCTATCCCCGGAAGGCCTTGGGAGTATACCTTCTTCATAGACATTGAGGCGCATAAGGATGAACCGTTGATGCGGGATGCTATCGAAGAGCTGGGGGGGCATACCAACTTCATCAAGATACTGGGATCCTATTCCAGAGCTCAGTGA
- a CDS encoding transketolase family protein, with protein sequence MEQSSQLESFGRTLVELGREREDIVVLDPDVASSTKTTYFAETFPSRFIRVGISEQDMLGIAAGLAASGKTPVAVGFAMFIIGRGFEQIANSIARQGLNAKIVGTHAGLSPHADGESHQMYGDVALMRTIPNIRVVVPGDAPSAVEALKDAIDYRGQVYLRLMRGLTPTVYGEDIDFEMGRANVLRDGSDATIVANGIMLSLALTAAERLIGEEIDVRVIDMHTVKPLDAGAIERAARETGAIVTAEEHSIIGGLGSAVAEILVETIPTPMERIGIKDHFGESSRSYPELLSHVGLTSDTIAEAVRRIIERK encoded by the coding sequence ATGGAGCAGTCGTCACAACTCGAGAGCTTTGGGAGAACCCTCGTGGAACTGGGTCGGGAGCGTGAAGACATCGTGGTCCTAGACCCCGACGTTGCCTCCTCTACCAAAACCACATATTTCGCCGAGACCTTCCCCTCGAGATTCATCCGGGTGGGAATAAGCGAACAGGACATGCTAGGGATCGCTGCCGGCCTCGCCGCATCTGGAAAGACCCCAGTAGCCGTCGGGTTCGCGATGTTCATCATCGGAAGGGGATTTGAGCAGATCGCCAACAGCATCGCCCGCCAGGGGCTTAACGCAAAAATTGTAGGCACCCATGCGGGCCTCTCCCCTCACGCAGACGGGGAGTCCCACCAGATGTACGGAGACGTCGCTCTTATGAGGACGATCCCCAACATTCGAGTTGTAGTGCCGGGGGACGCGCCATCCGCCGTCGAGGCCCTCAAGGATGCCATAGATTACAGGGGCCAAGTTTACCTTAGGCTGATGAGGGGCTTAACGCCCACAGTATATGGTGAAGACATCGATTTCGAGATGGGGAGAGCCAATGTCCTGCGGGATGGCTCCGACGCGACTATCGTTGCAAACGGGATCATGCTCTCCCTGGCATTGACGGCCGCGGAAAGGCTCATAGGGGAAGAAATAGACGTCAGAGTGATCGATATGCACACTGTGAAGCCCCTAGACGCGGGGGCTATTGAGAGGGCGGCTAGGGAGACAGGGGCCATCGTCACGGCCGAGGAGCATAGTATTATAGGGGGATTAGGGAGTGCTGTGGCCGAAATCCTCGTGGAGACTATTCCCACGCCAATGGAAAGGATCGGAATAAAAGACCATTTTGGGGAGTCCAGCAGAAGCTACCCCGAGCTCCTATCCCACGTGGGGCTAACCTCAGATACGATAGCGGAAGCCGTCCGCAGAATAATCGAGAGGAAATGA
- the aroF gene encoding 3-deoxy-7-phosphoheptulonate synthase: protein MVGIEISSKIKLAVKIADGDNTVVNVRGREVGGRKVTVIAGPCSVETREQLLDAARAVKAAGASMLRGGAFKPRTRPYGFQGLGEEGLKILAEARDETGLPIVTEVMEPDKVELVEAYADVLQVGARNSQNYPLLKKLGKAKKPVLLKRGLANTIEEWLSAAEYILHGGNPDVILCERGLRTHGKLTRFTMDLSAIAIIKEVSHLPIIADPSHGTGIRSLISPMSKAAVAVGADGLIVEVHPNPEEALCDGPQSIQPPEFRTLMGELRSVASSVGREL, encoded by the coding sequence ATGGTAGGAATAGAGATATCATCAAAAATAAAACTCGCCGTAAAGATTGCGGACGGAGACAACACCGTTGTCAACGTAAGAGGAAGAGAGGTGGGTGGAAGAAAAGTGACAGTGATAGCTGGGCCCTGCTCTGTCGAGACCAGAGAGCAGTTGCTGGATGCAGCCAGAGCCGTCAAGGCTGCGGGGGCATCAATGCTGAGAGGAGGCGCCTTCAAGCCCCGTACTAGACCCTATGGATTCCAAGGGCTCGGAGAAGAAGGGTTGAAGATCCTAGCTGAAGCCCGCGATGAGACGGGACTACCTATTGTGACGGAGGTGATGGAACCCGACAAGGTAGAGCTGGTTGAAGCGTACGCCGACGTCCTCCAAGTAGGTGCCAGAAACTCACAGAACTACCCCCTCCTTAAGAAACTGGGAAAGGCCAAAAAGCCCGTGCTCCTGAAGCGGGGTCTAGCCAACACCATAGAGGAATGGCTAAGCGCAGCAGAGTACATTCTCCATGGTGGAAACCCAGATGTCATTCTATGCGAGAGGGGATTGAGGACACACGGAAAGCTGACCCGGTTCACTATGGATCTCTCCGCTATAGCCATCATAAAAGAGGTTAGTCATCTCCCAATCATTGCAGATCCGAGTCACGGCACTGGAATACGGAGCCTAATCTCACCTATGTCCAAGGCAGCGGTTGCCGTTGGAGCTGATGGCCTTATTGTAGAGGTTCACCCGAACCCTGAGGAGGCGTTATGCGACGGCCCACAATCGATTCAACCGCCAGAGTTCAGGACTCTCATGGGGGAGCTAAGATCAGTGGCAAGTTCAGTGGGAAGGGAGCTGTAG
- the aroC gene encoding chorismate synthase, which yields MDNSIGKTLKMTSFGESHGRCIGVVLDGCPAGLRVDPEEIQRDLDRRRPGQSGLTTSRNEGDRLEVISGMHRGRTTGAPICMLVWNKDRDSSGYEERRWTPRPGHADWTAHVRYGGFNDYRGGGRFSGRITAGLVMTGTVAKILLRKTLGVEVFAHTIEIGNVVAGDRTVEEIKENTEGNPVRCADTEAVALMVEAIQMAAKEGDSLGGTIQCIALNMPPGVGGPVFNTLEGDISKALFAIPAVKAIEFGLGTAYSKARGYEVNDAYKLERGKITMETNNAGGVLGGISTGMPITCNVTFKPTPSIRKSQQTVDIFKMEETELLIKGRHDPCIVPRAVPVVEGMVAFILADHAIRVGMIPKVLGRDIK from the coding sequence ATGGATAACAGCATAGGAAAAACACTCAAGATGACCAGCTTCGGAGAGAGCCACGGACGATGCATTGGCGTAGTGCTGGACGGATGCCCAGCAGGACTCAGGGTCGATCCAGAGGAGATCCAGAGGGACCTAGACAGAAGGCGCCCTGGCCAAAGCGGTCTAACCACGAGCAGGAACGAAGGAGACCGACTAGAGGTGATCTCAGGGATGCATAGGGGCCGCACAACGGGGGCGCCCATCTGTATGCTGGTTTGGAACAAGGACAGGGATTCCTCGGGATATGAGGAGAGAAGATGGACCCCCAGGCCCGGCCATGCAGACTGGACAGCCCACGTAAGATATGGGGGCTTTAATGACTACCGGGGCGGGGGGCGGTTCTCGGGGAGGATCACTGCAGGACTGGTTATGACCGGGACGGTCGCTAAAATTTTGCTAAGGAAGACGCTTGGGGTGGAGGTCTTTGCCCATACCATCGAGATAGGCAATGTCGTAGCGGGTGATAGGACCGTTGAGGAGATCAAAGAAAATACTGAGGGCAACCCAGTAAGATGCGCCGACACTGAGGCGGTAGCCCTTATGGTAGAGGCGATCCAAATGGCCGCCAAAGAGGGGGATAGTCTTGGGGGGACTATCCAGTGCATCGCTTTGAATATGCCCCCTGGGGTGGGCGGCCCAGTCTTTAACACGTTGGAGGGGGATATCTCTAAGGCTCTTTTCGCGATCCCTGCGGTTAAAGCCATCGAGTTCGGCCTCGGGACAGCCTACTCAAAGGCGAGAGGATATGAAGTCAACGACGCGTACAAACTCGAGAGGGGTAAGATAACAATGGAGACTAACAATGCCGGGGGGGTGCTGGGCGGCATTAGTACAGGGATGCCCATCACGTGCAATGTCACGTTCAAACCTACACCCTCGATTAGGAAATCCCAGCAAACGGTAGATATATTCAAGATGGAAGAGACTGAGCTGCTCATCAAGGGAAGACATGATCCCTGCATAGTACCCCGGGCCGTCCCGGTCGTAGAGGGGATGGTTGCATTCATCCTCGCAGATCACGCTATCAGGGTGGGGATGATCCCTAAGGTATTAGGAAGGGACATAAAATGA
- the rpiA gene encoding ribose-5-phosphate isomerase RpiA, giving the protein MSWIAGAKRRAAEAAAQHVESGTVIGLGTGSTAKYMIEIIGSFLNSGRLTDILGVPTSIQTSADAKEVGIPLTTLDDHPELSLCIDGADLIDGNLNAIKGGGGALLREKIVASASKTYILIADERKIVEQLGTGFPLPLEILPFSAAPAADRVGRLGASVTLRRGKRGKMTTDNGNFLLDADFGPIEDPPWLERELKSIPGVLETGLFLGFADMAYVGTPDGLRKMEK; this is encoded by the coding sequence TTGAGCTGGATCGCCGGAGCTAAGCGAAGGGCAGCTGAAGCTGCGGCTCAACACGTCGAAAGCGGAACAGTCATAGGTCTTGGGACAGGCAGCACGGCCAAATACATGATCGAGATCATTGGGTCATTTCTAAACTCAGGTCGACTCACCGATATCCTAGGCGTCCCTACGAGCATTCAGACGTCCGCAGACGCCAAAGAGGTAGGAATCCCTCTGACAACCCTGGATGACCACCCGGAACTCTCATTGTGCATTGACGGTGCAGACCTAATCGATGGAAACCTCAACGCCATTAAGGGCGGAGGAGGCGCGCTCCTTAGAGAGAAAATTGTAGCTTCCGCCTCGAAAACATACATCCTCATCGCGGATGAAAGGAAGATCGTGGAGCAACTTGGTACGGGATTTCCGCTACCCCTCGAAATCCTGCCATTCTCAGCGGCGCCAGCAGCTGACCGAGTCGGAAGACTTGGGGCCTCAGTAACCCTAAGAAGAGGGAAGCGGGGAAAGATGACTACGGACAACGGCAACTTTCTTCTGGATGCAGATTTCGGGCCGATAGAAGATCCGCCTTGGCTTGAGCGGGAGTTAAAGTCCATCCCAGGGGTCCTTGAAACCGGGTTATTTCTGGGCTTTGCGGACATGGCATATGTTGGTACCCCGGACGGCCTTAGGAAAATGGAAAAATAG
- a CDS encoding chorismate mutase — MTYEKEIGALREKINMLNVEIVKNIAERVMVAMEIGAVKHRHNKPIEDRNREEKIHQQVRGLAEEAGIDSESVERVFMEIIALCTRAEREQE, encoded by the coding sequence ATGACCTATGAAAAGGAGATTGGGGCCCTACGAGAAAAGATCAATATGCTCAACGTCGAGATCGTGAAAAACATCGCAGAAAGAGTTATGGTCGCAATGGAGATTGGGGCAGTAAAGCACCGCCATAATAAGCCAATCGAGGATAGAAACCGGGAGGAGAAAATCCACCAGCAGGTCCGAGGCCTCGCAGAGGAGGCGGGGATCGACTCCGAGAGCGTGGAGAGAGTTTTCATGGAGATCATAGCGCTATGCACTAGGGCTGAACGGGAGCAGGAGTAA
- the aroB gene encoding 3-dehydroquinate synthase yields the protein MTLKGSGTGARTMDIHLEERSYTIYVGDGVIKISGRLIRERLPLVKTCAIVTSEGIPGDHVQALEAALKSAGFEAKLVNVPDGEKAKSWDVAGALLGELIDVGLDRRSAVIALGGGAIGDLVGFVAAIYMRGIHLVQAPTTLLAQVDSSYGGKTAVNHPKGKNLIGSFYQPSLVISDTRILKTLPRKELLSGLGEVVKHGVIADHELFRRLEAEGSRLLKADPDALSEVVVRSVAVKGKLIEEDEREKGARAILNYGHTAGHALEIQSEGGLRHGEAIALGMEVAAEIANGMDLLKAGDAERQHEVLCSLGFNLEPPKVTMEKIMAAMHKDKKAVGGTINFVLPTGIGSTPVLRSISDDLITDTMEMMGYE from the coding sequence ATGACTTTGAAGGGCTCCGGGACCGGCGCCCGCACGATGGATATTCACCTCGAAGAGCGGAGCTACACCATCTATGTAGGTGATGGAGTAATCAAAATATCTGGGCGACTAATTAGGGAGAGGCTACCCCTGGTTAAGACATGTGCGATTGTGACCAGTGAGGGTATACCGGGTGATCATGTTCAAGCACTTGAGGCGGCCCTGAAATCTGCCGGGTTTGAAGCCAAATTGGTGAATGTACCGGACGGGGAAAAAGCCAAGTCATGGGATGTTGCTGGAGCCCTGCTCGGAGAGCTCATCGATGTGGGTCTAGACAGAAGATCAGCCGTCATTGCATTGGGAGGGGGCGCTATTGGCGATCTGGTCGGCTTTGTTGCAGCTATCTACATGAGGGGCATCCACCTTGTCCAGGCACCGACAACCCTCCTAGCCCAGGTGGACAGCAGCTACGGAGGCAAGACGGCAGTTAACCACCCTAAGGGAAAAAACCTGATAGGGTCCTTCTACCAGCCTAGCCTCGTCATCTCGGACACTAGGATACTCAAGACCCTACCGAGGAAGGAACTCCTCTCCGGGCTAGGGGAGGTGGTGAAGCACGGGGTAATCGCCGACCATGAGCTGTTCAGGCGGTTAGAGGCTGAGGGGAGCAGGCTGCTGAAGGCTGATCCAGACGCACTCTCGGAGGTTGTGGTACGCTCCGTTGCCGTTAAGGGGAAGCTCATCGAGGAAGATGAAAGGGAAAAGGGCGCAAGGGCTATCCTTAACTATGGTCACACGGCTGGTCACGCTCTGGAGATACAGTCAGAAGGGGGGCTCAGGCACGGCGAGGCCATTGCTCTAGGTATGGAGGTTGCAGCCGAAATAGCGAACGGTATGGACCTCTTGAAAGCTGGTGATGCTGAGAGACAGCATGAAGTCCTCTGCTCCCTGGGCTTCAACTTGGAACCGCCGAAGGTGACTATGGAGAAGATAATGGCTGCCATGCACAAGGACAAGAAGGCTGTCGGGGGCACAATCAACTTTGTGTTGCCCACCGGAATAGGGAGCACCCCCGTCCTACGGAGCATTTCAGATGACCTCATCACCGACACGATGGAGATGATGGGATACGAGTAG
- the aroA gene encoding 3-phosphoshikimate 1-carboxyvinyltransferase codes for MRRSELHGKIIAPSSKSMTHRAVICSTLARGESQVKYPLSADDTEATIRAVQALGAGVKRQKESWFITGGELNPPTEALDCGESGTTLRLMTAVCALLNAEIILKGGPSLSGRPVEPLLDALRQLGIFCQSHGGNPPVKVHGKGGFDGSEVTIKGDISSQFVSALLLIAPFAREQLRVKVTTRLESAPYVGMTLDSMEAFGAHAEVSKGYREITVRRQVYTPTTFAVEGDWSSGAYMLAAGALAGRVSVENLRQGSRQPDSTITKILGEMGAELQFHEHEITIKCAELKGIDWDLTDSPDLFPIVAVLCSVARGKSKLEGLRRLRFKESDRITSMMEGLNRMGVKTETSDEAVTINGGSPQGAAINPYNDHRIAMSFGVLGLVAGGETTIKNAECVSKSYPDFWDDLKVLGARIGR; via the coding sequence ATCAGGAGAAGCGAGCTCCATGGAAAGATCATAGCCCCATCATCAAAGAGTATGACTCACCGAGCGGTAATCTGTTCCACACTCGCCCGGGGAGAGAGCCAGGTGAAATACCCCCTCTCTGCAGATGACACAGAGGCAACCATTAGGGCCGTCCAGGCCCTCGGGGCAGGCGTCAAGAGGCAAAAAGAATCTTGGTTCATCACAGGGGGAGAACTCAACCCTCCTACAGAGGCCCTGGACTGCGGAGAATCAGGGACTACCCTCAGGCTTATGACTGCAGTTTGTGCCCTACTGAATGCGGAGATAATACTAAAGGGGGGACCTTCTCTCTCCGGTAGACCTGTGGAGCCTCTCTTGGATGCGCTGAGGCAGCTGGGTATTTTCTGCCAGAGTCATGGCGGCAATCCCCCCGTAAAGGTTCATGGAAAGGGAGGATTCGACGGGAGTGAGGTTACCATAAAGGGGGATATTAGCTCACAATTCGTCTCGGCGCTTCTCCTCATAGCCCCATTCGCTCGGGAACAGCTTAGGGTGAAGGTTACTACGAGATTGGAATCGGCGCCATATGTCGGGATGACACTTGACTCAATGGAAGCCTTTGGGGCCCACGCGGAGGTCTCCAAGGGATATAGAGAAATTACGGTCAGACGACAAGTATACACGCCAACCACATTCGCGGTGGAAGGCGATTGGTCTTCTGGTGCCTATATGCTGGCGGCAGGGGCTCTTGCAGGGAGAGTGTCCGTTGAGAACCTCCGCCAAGGGAGCAGGCAACCAGATTCAACGATTACCAAAATCCTAGGAGAGATGGGGGCAGAGCTCCAATTCCATGAACATGAGATTACCATAAAGTGCGCAGAGTTGAAGGGGATTGACTGGGACCTCACTGATAGTCCTGATCTTTTCCCAATCGTGGCCGTCCTTTGCTCCGTCGCGAGAGGAAAGAGCAAACTTGAGGGTTTAAGGCGTCTCAGGTTTAAAGAATCTGACAGGATAACATCCATGATGGAGGGATTAAACCGGATGGGTGTGAAGACGGAGACCTCGGACGAGGCAGTTACCATCAACGGGGGGTCGCCTCAAGGCGCCGCGATCAACCCATATAATGACCATAGAATCGCCATGTCTTTTGGGGTCCTAGGGCTCGTAGCTGGAGGAGAAACAACGATCAAGAACGCCGAATGCGTCTCCAAGTCCTACCCGGATTTTTGGGATGACCTCAAGGTTCTCGGCGCAAGAATCGGGAGATGA
- a CDS encoding transketolase, whose product MVKTATGLRPLGSVLKGLRQKVLRMVAEAGSGHLGASLSTIDILAVLYFVKMRHDPTNPEWEERDRLVLSKGHAAPALYAILAEAGYFPPDELNSLRKLGGLLQGHPEKTIPGVDASTGSLGQGLSIAVGMALAAKMDGAIHKIYTIIGDGELNEGQIWEAALTGGHYKLDNLVAIVDRNKFQLSGRTEEIKAIEPVGEKWKSFGWEVVEADGNDPPSILDALDVCALTKGKPNVIIARTTKGKGVSFMEGNKFSKAVPDALELARALAELA is encoded by the coding sequence ATGGTCAAGACTGCGACGGGACTAAGGCCATTAGGTTCTGTCCTTAAGGGCCTCAGGCAAAAGGTTCTCCGGATGGTAGCAGAGGCGGGATCGGGACATCTCGGGGCTAGCCTATCGACCATCGACATCCTCGCGGTCCTCTATTTTGTTAAGATGCGACACGACCCTACTAACCCAGAATGGGAGGAGAGGGATCGCCTCGTCCTCAGCAAAGGGCACGCCGCCCCAGCTCTGTACGCCATCCTAGCCGAGGCAGGTTACTTTCCCCCTGATGAGCTGAACTCTCTTAGGAAGCTAGGTGGCCTCCTTCAGGGCCATCCCGAGAAAACCATCCCAGGGGTCGACGCGAGCACGGGATCACTGGGTCAGGGACTCTCCATCGCAGTAGGGATGGCTCTCGCGGCTAAGATGGATGGGGCTATCCACAAGATCTACACCATCATCGGGGACGGGGAACTCAATGAAGGGCAGATCTGGGAAGCCGCCCTTACAGGTGGGCACTATAAACTCGACAATCTCGTTGCTATTGTGGATAGAAATAAGTTCCAGCTCTCAGGGAGGACCGAGGAGATCAAGGCCATCGAGCCCGTCGGGGAGAAATGGAAGTCCTTCGGGTGGGAGGTCGTGGAAGCTGACGGAAACGATCCCCCTAGCATCCTGGACGCCCTCGACGTTTGTGCCCTCACAAAAGGGAAGCCCAACGTCATCATCGCTAGAACAACCAAAGGGAAAGGAGTCTCATTCATGGAGGGAAACAAGTTCAGCAAGGCCGTTCCCGACGCTTTAGAACTCGCCAGAGCCCTCGCAGAGCTCGCATAG
- a CDS encoding shikimate dehydrogenase — MKVCFLLGYPVSHSMSAVMHNAAFQELELDYRYKLKSVPPDELGALVASELRRNEYAGGSITIPHKLAIMEHLNGIDSSALRIGAVNTIVNEDGWLKGYNTDGIGALRGITEVYGNVKDARVVIAGAGGAARAVGYQLSTVVQELTITNRTMDRAEELAVSLSANPECRGTVRSIPFERDSLRVAIEDADILVNGTPLGMHPKTDETPIPIEVLHPDLLVFDLVYNPIRTRLLREAERVGAAILSGVNMLVYQGVVAFKMWTGIDPPVETMKTAVLGALGGE, encoded by the coding sequence TTGAAAGTCTGCTTTCTCTTGGGTTACCCCGTGAGCCACTCTATGAGCGCGGTGATGCATAATGCCGCCTTCCAAGAACTGGAACTTGACTACAGATACAAGTTAAAATCCGTGCCCCCGGATGAACTGGGCGCCCTCGTCGCCTCAGAGCTTCGGAGAAACGAGTATGCGGGGGGGAGCATTACTATTCCCCACAAGCTTGCCATTATGGAGCATCTCAACGGAATCGACTCCTCCGCGTTAAGGATAGGGGCTGTGAACACCATTGTCAACGAGGATGGCTGGCTGAAAGGGTATAACACCGATGGTATTGGAGCCCTAAGGGGGATAACCGAGGTCTACGGAAATGTCAAGGATGCAAGAGTCGTCATAGCCGGTGCTGGTGGGGCCGCTAGGGCCGTCGGCTATCAGCTCTCAACGGTTGTTCAGGAGCTCACCATCACCAACAGGACCATGGATAGAGCAGAGGAGCTAGCAGTTAGCCTCTCAGCGAACCCCGAGTGTCGGGGGACCGTGAGATCGATCCCCTTCGAGAGGGATTCCCTTCGAGTTGCCATAGAGGATGCGGATATACTGGTCAACGGGACCCCCCTAGGGATGCATCCAAAAACGGATGAAACTCCCATACCAATAGAGGTGCTTCACCCAGATCTCCTCGTGTTCGATCTTGTCTACAATCCCATAAGGACGAGGCTCCTCAGAGAAGCGGAGCGGGTTGGGGCCGCAATACTCTCGGGAGTCAACATGTTGGTCTATCAGGGAGTGGTTGCATTCAAGATGTGGACAGGCATAGATCCCCCGGTAGAAACCATGAAAACGGCGGTCTTGGGGGCCCTTGGAGGGGAGTGA
- a CDS encoding shikimate kinase: protein MEGSDLNIAIFGFMGVGKSSVGRLVAEALNMKFVDLDDTIVAAVGKGIPAIFRERGEAGFRELEKEVTGRITALKNVVIACGGGTVLDEDNLEALRGNCRMILLTADPKTILERVEINGDTRPLLGGEEKVEPITRLLRQRKTRYYEAADKVVDTSEKTQALVAREIIEYIAGANE, encoded by the coding sequence TTGGAGGGGAGTGACCTGAATATCGCAATCTTTGGATTCATGGGAGTGGGGAAGAGTTCGGTAGGGAGGCTCGTGGCTGAGGCTCTGAACATGAAATTCGTGGACCTAGATGATACCATTGTCGCCGCAGTCGGGAAGGGCATACCTGCCATATTCAGGGAGCGAGGTGAGGCAGGATTCAGGGAACTCGAGAAGGAAGTCACCGGGAGGATAACAGCTCTGAAGAATGTCGTGATCGCATGCGGTGGGGGAACCGTTCTCGACGAGGATAACCTGGAAGCCCTCAGGGGGAACTGTAGGATGATCCTCCTCACTGCCGACCCCAAAACCATACTGGAAAGGGTTGAGATCAACGGGGACACGCGCCCCCTCCTTGGCGGAGAGGAAAAGGTGGAGCCCATCACCCGCCTACTACGCCAGAGGAAAACCAGATACTATGAGGCTGCCGACAAAGTCGTGGATACCAGTGAAAAGACCCAAGCACTGGTAGCCCGGGAAATCATTGAGTACATCGCGGGGGCAAATGAATAA